DNA from Pelobacter propionicus DSM 2379:
ACTGAGCTGACAGATGTACCGACAGTTTGTCTCGACGAATAATCCGCTTTCACCCCGCCATCAGCACGAATACTCCCAGTAATTCCACCTCCCGACCTGGTACTGACAACCGCCGCTCCCTGCTGTGAGGACTGAACAAATTGATCCTCGGTAATCTCCGAGCGCTGCCCGGCAATAAGATTCCCGCTCTTATCCATTTTCCCCTGCACCTGCGAATAGTGCAGATTGCCGTCCTTGTCCTTGGCGTACATCAGCACATTGCCGTCGAGGCCGTTGGAGAACGAGCCTCCCACAACCTCCATCTTGCCGGTCTTATCGTTCTTGGCGTAGTACCAGTCGCCATTGACTATCATTTGCTTGCCGCCGGCCTGGATCATGTACGAACCTGACTTCCGGGTCACGTTCAGCGACTGGTTCTCGTAGCCGGTCTTGATGAAATCCCCGACGGTCTTGCGTAATCCCTTGTCGACGGTTGATACATTCCGATCCAGCCGCTCCACGTCGGTACCGGTCCGGCTCTGACCGAGATCGAACTTCTGCACCCGCCCGCCCTGATCGACGCTGAATGATGCGAGATTGCCGTTGCGGTCGTAATCCGCCTTGTAGTCGAACGCCTGTCCGGATAGCCTTGCTACATGGGCGGCGGCACTCTGGAAACCGGCCGCCCTGAGCTGCTTCTGCAGATCGAGCGACTTGGCCCTGTCCCCCTTTGCAACGGTACCGGCTTCTGAGGAGTTCACGACGCCGCCATCCATGCCGACATTGACGACGCTCTTGCCGTCGGCGGTCGTGAAGGTGATGTTCTGTCCCTCCATCGCCTTCTGCATCTCGGCAAAGCCCCGTTCGGTCAGGTGACCGTCCCGGTACATTTCAGGATCGCTGGCAAGGTGCGGGGCAATCTTGCCGGCCATCTGGTCAGCCGCAGCGTGGACCAGTTGGTTGCGGGCGATCCGCCCCGACACGTCATTACCGATGAGCTGCTGGTAGTTGTCGTATCCTCCCCCTGCGTAGATACCCTGGATCTTGCCGCCGGTCTCGGTCGCAACGACACGGCCAGCTTCCGTTCCTGCTGCAACCGGCCCGCCTAACTGATTCGAGAGTCCGGAAACCTCCGAAGCCTGCTTCCCCTGATTGAACAGCGAATTCATTTGCATCAGGTGCGCCGGGGAGATCCCGTAGGAGTCGGCAATCGTTCTCACGGCATCGGCATTGGCGTAATCGCCCAGAGCAGATATCTCAGAGCGAAGCGAATTGAACTCACGCCAACTGCCGCGGAAGCCGAGCGACCTGGCAGCGGCATAGGCGCCCATTTCCCCCTGAAGCTGACCGACACTCTTGTCCATGTTGGCGGTCAGGAACCCGGCATAATTGTCGCCGGAGCCAAAGACATTGGCTAGGCTCCGGTCATTGGCAACCCCCATCCGGGCGAATGCATTGGTATCACCGCCATAGCTGTTGCCGACCACATCCCGGACCGCAGCCAACTTGTCCAGCCCCAACCGGCCATCGAACGATTTCAGGTCATAGGACGAGGATAGGCCGTTCTCCCGCATGGCCCTGCCGGCGCCTCCGAAACCGATTGTCCGGCCCAACTCACTGTCGGCAGTCATCCGGCTGGAGAACTCCATCCCGAAATCCCGGATCATATCGCTCGCCGCCGTGGTCTTGGCCGACATGCCGACCAGCGACTGCGCCTGTCTCGCCTGAAAACTGTGCTCGTTGCTCCAGGCCTGGGTCGGCATGGCCGTCACGTTGCGTTGCATGGCCGACGCCCGGCCAGCCGGGTCCTCTACTTCATGGGCCGCCCGGCTCCCTGCCGACTGCACCTGGCTCCCCAGACTGCCGGCCATCATCGCCATGGCATGACCGCCGAACCGGATCAGCATCCCGGTAATGACCGTGGCCAGCATCATGCCGCTCATGCGGAGCGTGCCGAACATGCCGAGGATCTTCACGGTCTGGTCAGGAAAGAAGTAGAGCGCATCCATGCCAAGCTTGTTCTGGCGCACCGTCTCGTAGGCCTGGTTGGCGTAATCCACGGCGAACTGGTGCACGATGGCGTCGGTCACTCCCCAGGCGGTGAGCCAGATGAAAAAACCGGCGATGATCCCCACCGCCTTGCCGATCAGCGGCGTGGGAATGAAGAGCGCCAGGAACGGCAACAGCCCGACAGCAATAGCCGTAAGCGCCGCCTTCAGGATCGGCAGCCATTCGTTGGCCGCCTTCATGGCGCCGGAGGCGTTCAACAGGAACTGGTAGTTGGTTGCCCCGGTAGCATTGCCGCTGCGGAAGATCTCTTCCAGCCGCTGGGAGATGTAGGCCTGCCTCAGGAAGTCATCAATACTCGCCGCCCCGAGTCCGGTCCCGCTGTTCACGTTGTTCAGGACCGTCTTGCATTGGGTCACGGCGGCGGCATCGGTCACGTCATAACCGAGGTTGGTGCAGACCGAGTAGATGTTTTTCGTTAGACTTGCCGGAGTGAGTGCCGACTTGATGTTGGTCCAGGCGTCGGTACAGGTGAGCGTCTGCCCCTGCGGGTTGGCGGCATTGTAGTAGACCGTCCAGATGGCCGGGTTGATCGCCTTGTCCAGGGAGCTGACAAAGTTGGTGGTCGTTTTCCGGAGTTCATCCACCGTGAGGTTGGCGTTGGGGTTCATCAGGGCATAGGAGACGCAGTCCCTGACGTAGCGCCGCAGGGAAGCGTCAAGATTGCTGTCCACCGCCGACAGGGGGATACTGGTGAGCTGGGCCAGCCCCAGAAAACCCTTCCCGCCCGCCTGGCTCTGGTAGTTCAAGGGATCTCCGGCAGTGGTGACGATATCCACCAACCCCCGCTCGATCTTGTTCAGAATACCGGCCACGGCCACCACACCGTCAGGAATCCCGCCCACCGCCTGATTCTTGTTGTAGACCGGATCATAAACATGGATCGTCCCCTTCGGAACCACCAGGGCCAGATAGACCATGATGCCGATCAGAGTCGGCACGATCCAGGTCGTGACCGAACCGCTGCCGGTGCCCAGGAGCCTGGCGAACACCGTCACGCCG
Protein-coding regions in this window:
- a CDS encoding conjugal transfer protein TraG N-terminal domain-containing protein, translated to MWIRTVSRLGLALLLVLIPTLALALDMEFYVWGGHDAVVNAFGKLALIFGDNAYKSLYFVVITAGLFFGGVTVFARLLGTGSGSVTTWIVPTLIGIMVYLALVVPKGTIHVYDPVYNKNQAVGGIPDGVVAVAGILNKIERGLVDIVTTAGDPLNYQSQAGGKGFLGLAQLTSIPLSAVDSNLDASLRRYVRDCVSYALMNPNANLTVDELRKTTTNFVSSLDKAINPAIWTVYYNAANPQGQTLTCTDAWTNIKSALTPASLTKNIYSVCTNLGYDVTDAAAVTQCKTVLNNVNSGTGLGAASIDDFLRQAYISQRLEEIFRSGNATGATNYQFLLNASGAMKAANEWLPILKAALTAIAVGLLPFLALFIPTPLIGKAVGIIAGFFIWLTAWGVTDAIVHQFAVDYANQAYETVRQNKLGMDALYFFPDQTVKILGMFGTLRMSGMMLATVITGMLIRFGGHAMAMMAGSLGSQVQSAGSRAAHEVEDPAGRASAMQRNVTAMPTQAWSNEHSFQARQAQSLVGMSAKTTAASDMIRDFGMEFSSRMTADSELGRTIGFGGAGRAMRENGLSSSYDLKSFDGRLGLDKLAAVRDVVGNSYGGDTNAFARMGVANDRSLANVFGSGDNYAGFLTANMDKSVGQLQGEMGAYAAARSLGFRGSWREFNSLRSEISALGDYANADAVRTIADSYGISPAHLMQMNSLFNQGKQASEVSGLSNQLGGPVAAGTEAGRVVATETGGKIQGIYAGGGYDNYQQLIGNDVSGRIARNQLVHAAADQMAGKIAPHLASDPEMYRDGHLTERGFAEMQKAMEGQNITFTTADGKSVVNVGMDGGVVNSSEAGTVAKGDRAKSLDLQKQLRAAGFQSAAAHVARLSGQAFDYKADYDRNGNLASFSVDQGGRVQKFDLGQSRTGTDVERLDRNVSTVDKGLRKTVGDFIKTGYENQSLNVTRKSGSYMIQAGGKQMIVNGDWYYAKNDKTGKMEVVGGSFSNGLDGNVLMYAKDKDGNLHYSQVQGKMDKSGNLIAGQRSEITEDQFVQSSQQGAAVVSTRSGGGITGSIRADGGVKADYSSRQTVGTSVSSVQNYAGSAASSDFVEGRSIDAGTVATTIAVGRGALHEASGLIGDAATVAKPLTSSMEKSAAKREAETRMTEQAARTAETRVERDLQRTGRILQHQSKNSPLPKGGGPQPYKGPRR